One Methylothermaceae bacteria B42 DNA segment encodes these proteins:
- a CDS encoding twitching motility protein PilT, which yields MIVLDTHVLIWLDEGSSRLGKKALQAIDAAFQQDTLFVSVISFWEVAMLVEKGRLEMSVSVDQWRKSLLANGLREIALNGDMAVQSAGLEGFHGDPADRMIVATALYKNATLCTADGGILHWKPYSQWLDASQ from the coding sequence GTGATTGTGTTGGACACCCATGTACTGATTTGGCTGGATGAGGGCAGTTCCAGGTTAGGGAAAAAGGCCTTACAGGCCATCGACGCTGCTTTTCAGCAAGATACTTTGTTCGTTTCTGTCATCAGTTTTTGGGAAGTTGCCATGCTGGTGGAGAAAGGGCGCCTGGAAATGTCGGTCAGCGTAGATCAGTGGCGTAAAAGTTTGTTGGCGAATGGATTGCGGGAAATTGCGCTGAATGGCGATATGGCGGTTCAATCCGCGGGTTTGGAGGGATTTCACGGTGATCCAGCCGACCGGATGATTGTTGCAACCGCACTTTACAAGAATGCCACACTTTGCACTGCCGATGGCGGAATTTTGCATTGGAAGCCATATTCCCAATGGCTGGATGCCAGCCAATAA
- a CDS encoding DNA repair protein, with amino-acid sequence MKKIGNCFSFFIILFILTACSSAYYGAMEKVGFHKRDILVHRIQKARKEEAEAKEQFKTALEKFTALTQFHGGDLQDKYEELNAAYEASEEKAKAVRKRIADIEDVAEALFEEWEEELEQYSSASLRRRSAQQLRETKLRYQKLIAAMKRAEAKIDPVLTVFRDQVLFLKHNLNARAIASLQTELEGIEDDVAALIKEMERSIQEADSFIQAMQQEKA; translated from the coding sequence ATGAAAAAAATTGGTAACTGTTTTTCTTTTTTCATCATCCTCTTTATATTGACGGCCTGCTCGTCCGCGTACTATGGCGCCATGGAGAAAGTCGGCTTTCACAAGCGCGATATCCTTGTTCACCGCATCCAAAAAGCCCGGAAAGAAGAAGCCGAAGCCAAGGAACAATTCAAGACCGCGCTGGAAAAATTCACCGCCTTGACCCAATTCCACGGCGGCGACCTGCAAGACAAATACGAAGAACTCAACGCTGCCTATGAGGCCAGCGAAGAAAAAGCCAAGGCGGTGCGCAAGCGGATTGCCGATATCGAGGACGTGGCCGAGGCCTTATTTGAAGAATGGGAAGAAGAACTGGAACAATACAGCAGCGCTTCCCTACGCCGACGCAGTGCCCAGCAGCTGCGGGAAACCAAGTTGCGCTACCAGAAACTGATCGCCGCCATGAAGCGGGCCGAAGCTAAAATCGACCCGGTCCTGACCGTATTCCGGGATCAAGTGCTGTTCCTGAAACACAATCTCAATGCTCGCGCCATTGCCTCCCTGCAAACTGAACTGGAAGGCATTGAAGATGACGTAGCTGCGTTGATAAAGGAAATGGAGCGTTCCATCCAAGAAGCCGACAGTTTCATTCAGGCCATGCAGCAGGAAAAAGCCTGA
- a CDS encoding secretion system protein E — MAKPKRLGELLVDEGIITPDQLEIALLEQKTDQNRDPLGKVLVRLGFVSEEIIRDQLSRSLGQESIDLAHWVPDPHALALIDQETARRLKVVPVTYSEEHRKLVVAMSDVFDIVTLDHLAAQLGGEIEIEPVLAGDSELEQAIDRFYGFELSIDGILRELETGERDAELTLDSEQYSHPIVRLVNALLADAVKRGASDIHFEPEEGFLRIRHRIDGVLQQVRSLHKRYWSALLVRLKVMAEMNIAETRAPQDGHIQLNIAGREIDFRVATHPTLHGENLVLRILDKRKGIVRLEQLALADDTLSHLQRIMTRPEGIILVTGPTGSGKTTTLYSMLDHINNETVNIMTLEDPVEYPMPLVRQSSLNISARLDFAGGIRSLMRQDPDIILVGEIRDAETATMAFRAAITGHQVLSTLHTNSAVGALTRLRDIGVPAPMLAGNLIGIIAQRLVRQLCAHCKEPYIPSGEERLLLGWNGAEEQVIFRPGRCEQCNYRGFKGRTLIMEVIPLDNELDALIAAEAPALEIERMARAKGYRSLAEDGLRKVKEGVTAWTEVQRVTNLGLEAV, encoded by the coding sequence ATGGCTAAACCGAAACGCCTCGGTGAGCTGTTGGTAGATGAGGGCATCATCACTCCGGACCAGCTTGAAATCGCCCTGCTGGAGCAAAAGACCGACCAAAACCGGGATCCTTTGGGAAAAGTATTGGTGCGGCTTGGTTTTGTCAGCGAAGAAATCATCCGCGACCAGCTCAGCCGTTCCCTGGGCCAGGAAAGCATCGATCTGGCGCATTGGGTGCCTGACCCTCACGCACTGGCCTTGATCGATCAGGAAACCGCCCGGCGCTTGAAAGTAGTGCCCGTCACCTACAGTGAAGAACATCGGAAATTGGTCGTGGCCATGAGCGATGTGTTTGACATCGTTACCCTCGACCACCTGGCGGCGCAACTGGGGGGAGAGATTGAAATCGAGCCGGTGCTGGCGGGCGACTCGGAACTGGAACAAGCCATCGACCGCTTCTATGGTTTCGAGCTTTCCATCGATGGCATTTTGCGGGAGCTGGAAACCGGCGAGCGCGATGCGGAATTGACTCTGGACAGTGAGCAATACAGCCATCCCATTGTCCGTTTGGTCAACGCCTTGCTGGCCGATGCAGTGAAAAGAGGCGCTTCGGATATTCATTTTGAACCGGAGGAAGGGTTTCTGCGCATCCGTCACCGTATCGACGGGGTGTTGCAGCAAGTGAGAAGCCTCCACAAACGCTATTGGTCCGCCCTCTTGGTGCGGTTGAAAGTGATGGCGGAAATGAATATCGCCGAAACCCGCGCGCCCCAGGATGGCCATATCCAGCTCAATATCGCCGGACGGGAGATCGATTTCCGGGTGGCCACCCATCCCACCCTGCATGGCGAAAACCTGGTGCTCAGGATTCTGGACAAGCGCAAGGGGATCGTTCGTTTGGAACAGTTGGCGTTGGCCGATGATACCTTGAGCCACCTTCAACGCATCATGACCCGTCCCGAAGGCATCATTCTGGTGACCGGCCCCACCGGCAGCGGCAAGACCACCACCCTCTATTCCATGTTGGATCATATCAATAACGAAACGGTCAACATCATGACCCTGGAAGACCCGGTGGAATATCCCATGCCCCTGGTTCGGCAAAGCTCGCTCAATATTTCGGCGAGGCTGGATTTCGCCGGGGGTATCCGTTCCTTGATGCGCCAGGACCCGGATATCATTTTGGTGGGGGAGATCCGGGATGCGGAAACCGCCACCATGGCTTTCCGCGCCGCCATTACCGGCCATCAAGTGCTTTCCACCCTCCATACCAATTCCGCGGTGGGGGCGTTGACCCGGTTGCGGGATATCGGCGTGCCCGCGCCGATGCTGGCGGGCAATCTCATCGGTATTATCGCCCAACGGTTGGTGCGTCAATTATGCGCCCATTGCAAGGAACCCTATATCCCCTCGGGGGAGGAACGGCTCCTGTTGGGTTGGAATGGCGCCGAGGAGCAGGTTATCTTTCGCCCTGGCCGCTGCGAGCAATGCAATTACCGGGGATTCAAGGGGCGTACCCTGATTATGGAAGTGATTCCCCTGGATAACGAACTGGACGCCCTGATCGCCGCCGAGGCCCCGGCCCTGGAAATTGAACGCATGGCCCGCGCCAAGGGTTACCGGTCCCTGGCGGAAGACGGACTGCGCAAGGTCAAGGAAGGGGTGACCGCCTGGACGGAAGTGCAACGGGTGACCAATCTGGGTCTCGAGGCGGTTTGA
- a CDS encoding secretion system protein yields MARFRYVAIDDQGQRLVGMAEADNLDMLESRLQGRSLTMIRAKPIHKRRRLNLRRAISRRELINFCFQMEQMINAGVGLLEGLRDYADAQDPCHFRDVVSGIADKIESGQTFSGALRDFPEVFSPLYVSLVEAGERSGELGQVLAHLTESLKWQDELITQTKKALRYPAFVAVVVLGAVTFLMMYVVPQITGFILSMEGKLPWHTRLLIAVSKGFVNYWYLIFGIPVAVFVFGRLLIQHNTQARYWFDGFKLRLWVIGPVLEKIMLARFAHYFALLYNAGMPVLDCIAMCEGVVGNAYVKKALAKAREDVSYGEAISQALEDTGLFPSLVLRLIKVGERTGDLGQALDNVNYFYRRDVDEAVAKMQEMIEPALNILIGLIIGWVMLSVLGPVYDMIGKMKF; encoded by the coding sequence ATGGCCCGGTTCCGCTACGTCGCCATTGACGATCAAGGCCAGCGTCTGGTGGGCATGGCCGAGGCCGATAATCTGGACATGCTGGAAAGCCGCCTGCAGGGTCGCAGTCTGACCATGATCCGGGCCAAGCCCATCCATAAGCGCCGGCGGCTGAATCTGCGCCGGGCAATCTCCCGCCGGGAGTTGATCAATTTTTGTTTTCAGATGGAACAAATGATCAACGCCGGCGTGGGTTTGCTGGAAGGACTCAGGGATTATGCCGACGCCCAGGACCCTTGTCATTTCCGTGACGTGGTGTCCGGCATCGCCGACAAAATCGAGAGCGGCCAGACGTTTTCCGGGGCTTTGCGCGATTTTCCGGAAGTCTTTTCTCCCCTGTATGTCAGCCTGGTGGAGGCGGGCGAGCGCAGCGGTGAATTGGGGCAGGTACTGGCCCATTTGACCGAATCCTTGAAATGGCAGGATGAATTGATTACCCAGACTAAAAAAGCCCTGCGCTATCCGGCGTTTGTCGCCGTGGTGGTCTTGGGGGCGGTGACCTTTCTGATGATGTATGTGGTGCCCCAAATCACTGGGTTCATTCTCTCCATGGAAGGGAAACTGCCCTGGCATACCCGCTTGCTGATAGCCGTTTCCAAGGGTTTTGTGAACTACTGGTATCTGATTTTCGGGATACCGGTGGCGGTATTTGTGTTCGGCCGTTTGCTTATTCAACACAACACCCAGGCGCGCTACTGGTTCGATGGTTTCAAGTTGCGCCTTTGGGTGATTGGCCCGGTACTGGAAAAGATCATGCTGGCCCGTTTCGCCCATTATTTCGCCCTGTTGTATAACGCCGGGATGCCGGTATTGGACTGCATCGCCATGTGCGAAGGGGTGGTGGGCAATGCTTATGTCAAAAAAGCCCTGGCCAAGGCGCGGGAAGACGTCTCCTATGGCGAAGCCATCAGCCAGGCGTTGGAGGACACCGGGCTGTTTCCCAGCCTGGTGCTGCGGTTGATCAAGGTGGGTGAACGCACCGGCGATTTGGGGCAGGCCCTCGACAACGTCAATTACTTTTACCGCCGCGATGTGGACGAAGCAGTGGCCAAAATGCAGGAAATGATCGAGCCGGCGCTCAATATCCTCATTGGCCTGATTATTGGCTGGGTAATGCTATCCGTACTGGGGCCGGTTTACGACATGATTGGCAAGATGAAATTCTGA
- a CDS encoding antitoxin — protein sequence MKIELVTTLKRQATRILAELRESKEPVLITEHGRPSAYLVDVEDFELMQRRMRILEGIARGEQAIQENRVMTHEEAQRAMRRWLE from the coding sequence ATGAAAATTGAATTGGTAACCACATTGAAGCGCCAGGCTACGCGGATTCTGGCGGAATTGCGCGAATCCAAGGAACCGGTGCTGATTACCGAACATGGCCGTCCCTCCGCCTATCTGGTGGATGTGGAAGATTTTGAACTCATGCAGCGCCGGATGCGGATTTTGGAGGGCATTGCACGGGGCGAACAGGCCATTCAAGAAAACCGTGTCATGACTCATGAGGAAGCTCAGCGGGCCATGCGCCGATGGCTCGAGTGA
- a CDS encoding plasmid stabilization protein, translating to MARVIWTAPALSDLEEIARYIAMDKPNAARRLVHKIFDGVGCLESFPESGRHPPELESSRYRELIIGPCRVFYRLDGEQVYILHIMRGERQLRKFLLTERD from the coding sequence ATGGCTCGAGTGATCTGGACGGCACCTGCGCTATCCGACCTGGAAGAAATCGCCCGATACATTGCAATGGATAAACCCAATGCCGCCCGGCGGCTGGTTCATAAGATTTTTGATGGCGTTGGGTGTTTGGAATCGTTTCCTGAATCTGGCCGTCATCCACCGGAGCTTGAAAGTTCGCGGTACCGGGAACTCATTATCGGTCCCTGCCGGGTGTTTTACCGGCTAGATGGGGAGCAAGTTTATATACTCCACATTATGCGGGGTGAACGCCAACTCCGGAAGTTCTTGCTTACCGAGCGGGATTAA
- a CDS encoding phosphate ABC transporter ATP-binding protein (ATP-binding protein; PstABCS is an ATP dependent phosphate uptake system which is responsible for inorganic phosphate uptake during phosphate starvation) — protein MEPSSKPASPGVQVKQRRAVDTTKLFEKDASEHTVGDYTVPDPRITTRHVNVFYGEKQAIFDVNLDIAKKEVIALIGPSGCGKSTYLRCLNRMNDTIEICRVAGEIKLDGVDIYHDDIDPVVLRARVGMVFQKPNPFPKSIFDNVAYGPRIHGLTASKSELEEIVEKALKRAGLWNEVKDRLDQPGIGLSGGQQQRLCIARAIAVNPEVLLMDEPCSALDPIATATIEQLIDELSRRYSIVIVTHSMQQAARVSHRTAYFHLGKLIEVGKTSQIFTNPRHPLTEDYITGRFG, from the coding sequence GTGGAACCAAGCTCAAAACCGGCATCCCCCGGAGTCCAGGTCAAGCAGCGCAGAGCTGTCGATACCACCAAGCTATTTGAGAAAGATGCCAGCGAACATACCGTGGGGGATTACACGGTGCCTGATCCTCGGATTACAACCCGCCACGTCAATGTTTTCTATGGAGAAAAGCAGGCGATTTTCGACGTCAACCTCGACATTGCCAAAAAGGAAGTCATCGCCCTGATCGGCCCTTCCGGATGTGGCAAGTCCACCTATCTGCGCTGTCTCAACCGCATGAACGATACCATCGAAATCTGCCGCGTGGCGGGGGAAATCAAGCTGGATGGGGTGGATATCTATCACGATGATATTGATCCCGTTGTCCTCCGGGCCCGGGTTGGCATGGTGTTCCAAAAGCCCAATCCTTTTCCCAAATCCATCTTCGACAACGTTGCCTACGGTCCCCGGATTCACGGCTTGACAGCCAGCAAGTCGGAACTGGAAGAGATCGTGGAAAAGGCTTTGAAGCGGGCCGGCCTTTGGAACGAAGTGAAAGACCGCCTCGATCAACCGGGCATCGGACTTTCCGGCGGCCAGCAGCAACGTTTGTGCATTGCCCGCGCCATCGCCGTCAACCCGGAAGTCCTGCTCATGGACGAACCCTGCTCGGCCCTCGATCCCATCGCCACCGCCACCATCGAACAACTGATCGACGAACTAAGCCGGCGCTACAGCATTGTCATCGTTACCCACTCCATGCAACAAGCCGCCCGGGTCTCTCACCGCACGGCTTATTTTCATCTGGGGAAATTGATTGAAGTAGGCAAAACCTCACAGATATTCACCAACCCCCGCCACCCTTTGACTGAGGATTATATTACCGGCAGGTTTGGCTAG
- a CDS encoding phosphate ABC transporter permease yields MNNEVTTAKLIAGTVKKRRAREKRLKLYGISAVVAGMILVVILMASIVSLGYKAFWQSFIALDIYFDPEVISPEGIRDPDTLRQADYGLLVKRALKELFPGVKNRRQKRALYRLVSVGAPDVLRQMVMKNPDLIGTTQTVWLPAHSDVDMFMKGYIDPNEPESQRRLKDFQLAWIQRLIEENRLEKRFNSLFFLSGDSREPELAGILGALMGSIYTIIITLLLSFPLGVAAAIYLEEFAPKKNFWVDLIEVNINNLAAIPSIVFGLLGLAVFLGFFGLPRSTPLVGGLVLALRTMPIIIIASRSALKAVPPWIRQAALGIGASKMQMITDHVLPLSMPGMLTGTIIGLAQALGETAPLLMIGMVAFVVDIPKDFLDPATVLPVQIYLWADSAERGFVEKSAAAIIVLLVFMLIMNALAIILRKRFERRW; encoded by the coding sequence ATGAATAACGAAGTCACCACCGCCAAACTGATTGCCGGCACGGTCAAAAAACGCCGCGCCCGGGAAAAACGGCTCAAGCTCTATGGCATATCAGCAGTTGTTGCCGGCATGATCCTGGTTGTCATCTTGATGGCCAGTATTGTTTCCCTCGGGTACAAGGCCTTTTGGCAGAGCTTCATCGCTCTGGATATATATTTCGACCCGGAAGTCATTTCTCCCGAAGGTATCCGTGATCCCGATACCCTGCGCCAGGCGGATTATGGTTTGTTGGTCAAACGTGCTTTAAAAGAGCTCTTTCCCGGGGTTAAAAACCGACGCCAGAAACGCGCTCTCTACCGGCTCGTCAGTGTCGGCGCCCCTGACGTGCTGCGCCAAATGGTCATGAAAAATCCCGATCTGATTGGCACCACGCAAACTGTTTGGCTACCGGCCCACAGTGACGTCGATATGTTTATGAAGGGCTACATCGATCCCAATGAACCGGAAAGCCAGCGGCGCTTGAAGGACTTCCAGTTGGCCTGGATTCAGCGGCTAATTGAAGAAAACCGCCTGGAAAAACGCTTCAATTCCCTGTTTTTCCTTTCCGGAGACTCCCGGGAACCGGAATTGGCGGGTATTCTAGGCGCCTTGATGGGTTCTATTTACACCATCATCATTACCCTGTTGCTTTCTTTTCCCTTGGGAGTCGCGGCAGCCATTTATCTGGAAGAATTCGCTCCCAAAAAGAACTTCTGGGTGGACTTGATTGAAGTCAATATCAACAACCTAGCGGCGATCCCCTCCATTGTCTTCGGCCTGTTGGGATTGGCGGTATTTCTCGGTTTCTTTGGCTTGCCCCGCTCCACCCCTTTGGTAGGCGGCTTGGTGCTGGCCCTGAGAACCATGCCCATTATCATTATCGCCAGCCGCTCTGCCCTCAAGGCCGTTCCCCCGTGGATCCGGCAAGCAGCACTCGGTATCGGCGCTTCCAAAATGCAAATGATTACCGATCACGTGCTACCCCTGTCCATGCCAGGCATGCTCACCGGCACTATCATCGGCCTGGCCCAAGCCCTGGGAGAAACCGCACCGTTATTGATGATCGGTATGGTGGCCTTTGTGGTGGACATCCCCAAAGATTTCCTGGACCCCGCTACCGTGCTTCCAGTACAAATTTACCTGTGGGCTGACAGCGCCGAGCGCGGTTTTGTGGAAAAATCCGCCGCTGCTATCATTGTCCTTTTAGTATTTATGTTGATAATGAATGCGCTGGCGATTATCCTGCGCAAACGCTTTGAACGCCGCTGGTGA
- a CDS encoding phosphate ABC transporter permease: MQTSTLILLLAALSFFAYYLGVAKARAVSGGHVRNLHSLPRYYGYYTALWCALPALVLLIIWQIFDDTLISQLVIANLPPEIQSLPKEQLGLFMNQVRNLVYNEAFSSTEDPLAQAAAQHYRYLKSLSHRCLFVLALACAIAGLSWARHHISPKLRARNRVEKLLEIFLITSSTIAILTTIGIVLSVLFEALRFFKLVPVTEFLFGLHWSPQMAIRPDQVGSSGAFGFIPLLTGTLLIAAIAMIVAAPIGLLAAIYLSEFASRKVRTLAKPMLEVLAGIPTVVYGFFAALVVAPFLRELGANIGVPISSESALGAGLVMGIMIIPFVSSLSDDVINAVPQSLRDGSYGLGATQAETITQIIIPAALPGIVGGLLLAVSRAIGETMIVVMAAGLTANLTLNPLESVTTITAQIVGLLVGDQEFDSPKTLAAFALGLVLFLITLALNVLALHIVRKYREQYE, from the coding sequence ATGCAAACCAGCACTTTAATCTTATTGCTCGCCGCGCTTAGTTTTTTTGCCTATTATCTGGGTGTTGCCAAAGCCAGGGCAGTCAGCGGTGGACATGTACGCAATCTGCATTCCCTGCCCCGTTATTACGGTTATTACACGGCCCTATGGTGCGCTCTGCCCGCCCTCGTGTTGCTAATTATCTGGCAAATCTTTGATGACACGCTGATCTCTCAACTGGTAATCGCCAATCTGCCTCCAGAAATACAATCGCTCCCCAAAGAGCAGTTGGGCCTGTTCATGAACCAGGTGCGCAACCTGGTTTATAACGAAGCCTTTTCCTCCACCGAAGACCCCCTTGCCCAAGCCGCCGCGCAACATTACCGGTATCTGAAAAGTTTAAGCCACCGCTGCCTTTTCGTCCTTGCCTTGGCCTGCGCTATTGCAGGACTTAGCTGGGCCCGGCACCATATCTCCCCCAAGCTTCGGGCCCGTAACCGGGTGGAAAAATTACTGGAGATTTTCTTGATCACCAGCTCCACCATCGCCATCCTTACCACTATCGGGATTGTGCTTTCCGTATTGTTTGAAGCCTTGCGGTTCTTTAAACTCGTGCCGGTCACCGAATTTCTGTTTGGCCTCCACTGGAGTCCGCAAATGGCCATCCGGCCAGATCAGGTAGGTTCATCCGGTGCGTTTGGGTTTATTCCCCTGCTCACCGGCACCCTATTGATTGCGGCTATCGCCATGATCGTTGCCGCGCCCATCGGGTTGTTGGCGGCTATATATCTCTCTGAATTTGCTTCCAGAAAAGTCCGCACCCTGGCCAAACCCATGCTGGAAGTCCTGGCCGGCATCCCCACCGTCGTTTATGGCTTCTTTGCCGCTTTGGTCGTCGCCCCTTTCTTGCGTGAGCTGGGTGCCAACATTGGCGTGCCCATTTCTTCGGAAAGCGCCTTGGGCGCGGGACTGGTGATGGGGATTATGATTATTCCCTTCGTTTCTTCCCTTTCCGACGACGTTATCAACGCGGTGCCCCAATCCCTGCGCGACGGCTCCTATGGCCTGGGCGCCACCCAGGCGGAAACCATCACCCAAATCATCATCCCCGCCGCCCTGCCCGGCATTGTCGGCGGATTGCTGCTGGCGGTTTCCCGAGCCATTGGTGAAACCATGATTGTGGTCATGGCCGCCGGCCTGACCGCCAACCTGACCTTGAACCCTCTGGAGTCGGTCACCACCATCACCGCCCAAATCGTGGGATTGCTCGTGGGCGACCAGGAATTTGACTCCCCCAAAACCCTGGCGGCCTTCGCCCTGGGTTTGGTGCTGTTCCTAATCACCCTGGCGCTCAACGTCCTGGCCCTGCATATCGTCCGCAAATACCGTGAACAATATGAATAA
- a CDS encoding phosphate ABC transporter substrate-binding protein: MKWSGFSLILLAALAFNLQAAGRDYIYAVGSSTVYPFTTTVAEHFGKATKFPTPKVESTGTGGGMKLFCEGVGVKHPDIEDASRRIKPSEFERCQKNGVKDIVEIKIGYDGIVIAYSRKAKPWNLTLEQVWLALAKKVPDPKGGNKLIPNPYQKWNQIDPKLPNQVIRVYGPPPTSGTRDAFVELAMEGGCKTFDWIKAIKKEDKHKFKEICHTIREDGAYIEAGENDTLIVRKLEADPTTLGIFGFSFLDQNIDLVAGATVNGVEPTFENIADGTYPVSRPLFIYVKKAHVGVIPGIKEFLQEYTSEKAWGEEGYLTDKGLIPMPEEERMHYRKIALKLIPLKSL, encoded by the coding sequence ATGAAATGGTCAGGATTCTCCTTAATTCTGCTGGCTGCGCTGGCCTTCAACCTCCAGGCTGCCGGAAGAGATTACATCTACGCGGTCGGCTCTTCGACGGTTTATCCTTTCACCACCACTGTGGCCGAACACTTTGGCAAAGCCACCAAGTTCCCTACTCCCAAGGTAGAATCCACCGGTACTGGTGGTGGGATGAAGCTTTTTTGCGAAGGGGTTGGGGTCAAACATCCCGATATCGAGGACGCTTCCCGCCGGATCAAGCCATCGGAATTCGAACGTTGCCAAAAAAATGGAGTGAAAGACATTGTTGAGATTAAAATTGGCTACGATGGCATTGTCATCGCTTACTCACGCAAAGCCAAACCTTGGAATCTGACGCTAGAGCAAGTCTGGTTGGCACTGGCAAAAAAAGTGCCTGACCCCAAAGGTGGCAACAAACTGATTCCCAACCCTTATCAAAAATGGAATCAAATAGATCCTAAGCTGCCCAACCAAGTGATTCGGGTATATGGTCCGCCACCCACTTCGGGCACCCGCGATGCTTTTGTCGAGCTGGCAATGGAAGGAGGCTGTAAAACCTTTGACTGGATCAAGGCCATCAAAAAAGAAGACAAGCATAAGTTCAAGGAAATCTGCCATACCATCCGCGAAGATGGCGCGTACATCGAAGCGGGGGAAAACGATACGTTGATTGTCCGCAAGCTGGAAGCCGACCCCACTACCCTGGGAATCTTCGGCTTCAGTTTTCTGGACCAAAACATCGATCTGGTGGCTGGCGCGACTGTCAACGGCGTGGAGCCGACTTTTGAAAATATCGCTGATGGAACTTATCCCGTTTCCCGCCCGCTTTTCATCTATGTCAAAAAAGCCCATGTGGGGGTTATCCCGGGCATCAAGGAATTCTTGCAGGAATATACCAGCGAGAAAGCCTGGGGAGAAGAAGGCTACCTGACCGACAAGGGCCTGATTCCCATGCCGGAAGAAGAGCGCATGCACTATCGTAAGATCGCCTTGAAACTAATCCCGTTAAAGTCCCTGTAA